AGGGCGGATAACCAGCCAGGAACTGCATCACGGCGACGTCATCAACATCGGCAAATTCGAAATCCTTTTCGTCAACGAAGAGGAGGCAAAGACCTCATCGGATTTCTTCGGCGCCGCCGAGGTGGCCGGCATGACCGTCATGATCAACGCCGAAGAAATGATGAAACAGCAAAAAGCCAAAGAAGAGGAGATGAAGCGCAAGAGCGAAGCGGCGCAGCTCATCGTCATTATGGATCAAAGCGCCAGCGGCTCCGGCAGGCTGGTGTTCCACAAGCTGGACAAGGAAACGACGCTGCTCGGCTCCGGCGACGGCGCGGATATCAAGACCCCCGGCATCACCATCGGCGCCATCGCCGCCGCCATCACCCGGCGCGCCGGGAAATACAGCATCAAGCCGATGGGGGGGTTCACCAAGCCGAAACTGAACGGCGAAAAAATAACCGGTGAAAAGGATTTGAAAAGCAAGGACCGGATCGAACTGGGCCAATACCAGTTTGAGTTCCGGGTCTAGCCGCCCCGCTTCCCCCACGACCGCATGGCACGCACCGGCGCTTCCCCCGTTTTAACGTTCGACTACCTTGTCATAGGCTCCGGCATGGCGGGGCTGATTTTCGCCCTCGACGCGGCCCGCGCGGGGCGCGTGGCGATCATCACCAAGCGGGAGATGAAAGAGTCCAACACCCAGTACGCGCAGGGGGGGATCGCCGCCGTCACGTCGCTGGACGACACCTTTGAGCTGCATGTGCAGGACACGCTGAAGGCGGGGGACGGGCTGTGCCGGGAAGAAGCGGTCCGCCTGCTGGTGGAGGCCGGTCCCGACGCCATTGAATACCTCATCGGCATCGGCGCGCGCTTCACGCGGCAGGACGGCGGCCCCGGCGCGCCGCTCTCGCTGCACCGCGAGGGGGGCCACAGCAAGCGCCGCATCATCCACACCGAAGACCTCACCGGCCGGGAGATCGAGCGCGCGCTCATCGCCGCCGCCCGCCTGGAAAAAAACATCACCGTAATGGAGCACCACACCGCCATCGACCTCGTGCTGCAATCGAAGATCGAAGGAACGGGCGGCCCGGCGCGGGTGGCCGGGGCGTTCGTGCTGGACGCCGCCGCCGGCATCGTGAAAACCGTCCTCGCCCCCGCCACCTTCATGGCGGCCGGCGGCATGGGGAAAGTCTACCTCTACACCACGAATCCGGACATCTCTTCCGGCGACGGCATAGCGATGGCCTACCGCGCCGGGGCCGGCATCGCCAATATGGAGTTCATGCAGTTCCACCCCACCTGCCTCTACCACCCGGAGGTGAAATCGTTTCTCATCACCGAGGCGATGCGGGGGGAGGGGGCGCTGCTGCGGCTGGTCACCGGCGAAACGTTCATGGAGAAATACCACCCGATGGGCTGCCTGGCCCCGCGCGAC
This is a stretch of genomic DNA from Nitrospinota bacterium. It encodes these proteins:
- the nadB gene encoding L-aspartate oxidase codes for the protein MARTGASPVLTFDYLVIGSGMAGLIFALDAARAGRVAIITKREMKESNTQYAQGGIAAVTSLDDTFELHVQDTLKAGDGLCREEAVRLLVEAGPDAIEYLIGIGARFTRQDGGPGAPLSLHREGGHSKRRIIHTEDLTGREIERALIAAARLEKNITVMEHHTAIDLVLQSKIEGTGGPARVAGAFVLDAAAGIVKTVLAPATFMAAGGMGKVYLYTTNPDISSGDGIAMAYRAGAGIANMEFMQFHPTCLYHPEVKSFLITEAMRGEGALLRLVTGETFMEKYHPMGCLAPRDVVARAIDTEMKKRGDDYVHLDATHLPPETVREKFPNIYRTLLSHGLDITKDKMPVVPAAHYICGGINVDLWGRTSLPGLYAGGENACTGVHGANRLASNSLLEAIVFSRRAAQKAAEEWAPRSINIVNPWSAGNAVDSDEQVVIAQNWDEIRRTMWNYVGIVRSDKRLVRAQRRIKLVRDEVKQYYWDFNVTSDLIELRNILTCADLVIESAMLRRESRGLHYNIDCPAKESVPRDTILRSAVK
- a CDS encoding FHA domain-containing protein; its protein translation is MARLVVKLNNEVVKEQPLAAGVVFGRETGDIVLKNPAVSAKHARIAVEKNHFILHDLKSTNGTFVNKGRITSQELHHGDVINIGKFEILFVNEEEAKTSSDFFGAAEVAGMTVMINAEEMMKQQKAKEEEMKRKSEAAQLIVIMDQSASGSGRLVFHKLDKETTLLGSGDGADIKTPGITIGAIAAAITRRAGKYSIKPMGGFTKPKLNGEKITGEKDLKSKDRIELGQYQFEFRV